A section of the Agrobacterium tumefaciens genome encodes:
- a CDS encoding FAD-binding oxidoreductase — MTTTAIPSSELLDRFTAIVGEKNAVRDPAEMAPRLVENRGLYRGASPLLLKPGSVEEVSAILKLASETGTPIVPQTGNTGLVGGQTPRADGGDIILSLERMNRVRDIDPVANIIVADAGCILDDIHKAADSVERMFPLSLGSQGSCRIGGNLATNAGGTAVLAYGNMRQLCLGLEVVLPTGEIWNGLRRLKKDNTGYDLRDLFIGSEGTLGVITGAVLKLFPKPLGHQVAFAGLASTGDALKLFEMASNLCGTALTGFELMPRIGVEFTARHIPGVRDPLGQPHDWYALIDISTSDSAETADTMMQSLLECGFEAGLVQDAVIAASEAQRQALWHMRESMSDAQKPEGGSIKHDVSVPVSKIPEFMTTAEKAVLAAIPGARVCAFGHLGDGNIHYNISQPVDADKAEFIGRWREMNEIVHGIVLSLGGSISAEHGIGQLKRDELAAIRPGIEMELMRRIKHAFDPVGIMNPGKVLAG, encoded by the coding sequence ATGACGACCACCGCCATCCCCTCCTCCGAACTCCTCGACCGCTTCACCGCCATTGTCGGCGAAAAGAACGCGGTGCGCGACCCGGCGGAAATGGCGCCGCGCCTTGTCGAAAACCGCGGGCTATATCGCGGCGCTTCGCCGCTGCTGCTGAAGCCCGGTTCCGTCGAAGAGGTCTCGGCCATCCTGAAACTCGCCAGCGAGACCGGCACGCCCATCGTGCCGCAAACCGGCAATACCGGCCTTGTGGGCGGCCAGACGCCGCGCGCCGATGGAGGCGATATCATCCTGTCGCTGGAGCGCATGAACCGCGTCCGTGACATCGACCCCGTCGCCAATATCATCGTCGCCGATGCCGGCTGCATTCTTGACGACATTCACAAGGCCGCGGATTCAGTGGAACGCATGTTTCCGCTGTCGCTCGGCTCTCAGGGCTCCTGCCGTATCGGCGGCAATCTCGCCACCAATGCCGGCGGCACGGCGGTGCTGGCCTATGGCAACATGCGCCAGCTCTGCCTCGGGCTCGAGGTGGTGCTGCCGACAGGCGAAATCTGGAACGGGCTGCGCCGGCTGAAAAAGGACAATACGGGCTACGATCTGCGCGATCTCTTCATCGGTTCGGAAGGCACGCTCGGCGTCATTACCGGCGCGGTGCTGAAGCTTTTCCCGAAGCCGCTCGGGCATCAGGTCGCTTTTGCCGGACTTGCCTCCACCGGGGACGCCCTGAAACTGTTCGAGATGGCCTCCAATCTCTGCGGCACGGCGCTGACCGGTTTCGAGCTTATGCCGCGAATCGGTGTCGAGTTCACCGCCAGACACATTCCCGGCGTGCGCGACCCTCTGGGTCAGCCGCATGACTGGTACGCGCTCATCGACATCTCCACTTCCGATTCTGCAGAGACGGCGGATACGATGATGCAGTCGCTGCTGGAGTGCGGATTTGAGGCGGGGCTGGTTCAGGACGCGGTCATCGCCGCATCGGAGGCGCAGAGACAGGCGCTTTGGCACATGCGCGAGAGTATGTCGGATGCACAGAAGCCGGAGGGCGGCTCAATCAAGCACGATGTTTCCGTTCCTGTGTCAAAAATACCGGAATTCATGACGACGGCGGAAAAGGCCGTGCTTGCCGCCATTCCCGGCGCCCGCGTCTGCGCATTCGGCCATCTTGGTGACGGCAACATCCATTACAACATCTCCCAGCCCGTGGACGCCGACAAGGCAGAATTCATCGGCCGCTGGCGGGAGATGAACGAAATCGTGCATGGCATCGTGCTGTCGCTCGGCGGCTCGATTTCGGCCGAGCATGGCATCGGCCAGCTGAAACGCGACGAACTCGCCGCCATCCGGCCCGGTATCGAAATGGAGCTGATGCGGCGCATCAAGCACGCCTTCGATCCTGTTGGTATCATGAACCCCGGCAAGGTTCTGGCGGGGTGA
- a CDS encoding glycosyl transferase, translating into MLTVIMECRDQEPELAHTLSALVTGAVEGLVSDVVILDHGSRDGSSRVADAAGCRFYGQWNIEEIVQSARGGWLLLIEPGARPQAGWIDEILEYVAICAEPARFSPSRYHRRNIFSRMLRRTPPLENGYLLPKKQALSIAKPGMSLTQLVAGTKSRRLNAELAPAWALRTLA; encoded by the coding sequence ATGTTGACAGTCATCATGGAATGCCGGGATCAGGAACCGGAGCTGGCGCACACGCTATCTGCGCTTGTTACCGGAGCCGTGGAAGGCCTTGTAAGCGACGTCGTTATCCTCGATCACGGGTCGCGCGATGGATCATCGCGCGTCGCGGATGCGGCCGGCTGCCGCTTTTATGGGCAATGGAATATTGAGGAGATCGTGCAGTCGGCGCGTGGCGGGTGGCTGTTGTTGATCGAGCCCGGTGCGCGCCCGCAGGCGGGCTGGATCGACGAAATTCTGGAGTATGTCGCGATCTGCGCTGAGCCTGCCCGGTTTTCGCCGTCGCGATACCATCGGCGGAATATCTTCAGCCGCATGCTGCGTCGCACGCCACCACTGGAGAACGGCTATCTCCTCCCCAAAAAACAAGCGCTGTCCATCGCAAAGCCGGGCATGAGCCTGACGCAACTGGTAGCCGGGACGAAGTCGCGCCGACTGAATGCGGAACTGGCGCCCGCCTGGGCGCTACGGACGCTGGCTTAG
- a CDS encoding PA0069 family radical SAM protein, whose translation MRNHTLDGQAAFQPGHMPDMANAIADASGLRIEIDRRRGRGAGLNPDGRFEALQREVFDDGWQTLEDMPEFRTEVQVEKPRSIITRNESPDIPFDRSINPYRGCEHGCIYCFARPTHSYMGLSAGLDFESKLFAKPDAAKLLERELAKPGYKPRVIAIGTNTDPYQPIEREWRIMRQILEVLAEADHPVAIVTKSALIKRDIDILGPMAKKGLAKVGMSVTTLDRKLSRNMEPRAATPEKRLEAVKALTEAGIPVAVMMAPVIPALNDHEIERILEAGKAAGATEASYVLLRLPLEVSPLFRDWLLRTYPDRYRHVMSLVRSMRDGKDYDAEFGKRMKGEGPYAWQIGRRFEMATKRLGLVRRAIHLRDDLFVPPGGSGVQLSLL comes from the coding sequence ATGAGAAACCATACGCTTGACGGGCAGGCTGCCTTTCAGCCAGGCCATATGCCTGACATGGCCAATGCGATCGCCGATGCATCCGGCCTGCGCATCGAGATCGATCGCCGTCGCGGTCGGGGCGCCGGACTGAACCCCGACGGGCGCTTCGAAGCCTTGCAGCGCGAGGTTTTCGACGACGGATGGCAGACGCTCGAGGATATGCCAGAGTTCCGCACGGAAGTGCAGGTGGAAAAACCGCGCAGCATCATCACCCGCAACGAGTCGCCAGACATCCCCTTCGACCGTTCCATCAACCCCTATCGCGGCTGCGAACATGGTTGCATCTATTGTTTCGCTCGGCCGACGCACAGCTATATGGGGCTTTCCGCCGGGCTCGATTTCGAATCGAAGCTCTTCGCCAAGCCGGATGCCGCGAAACTTCTGGAGCGCGAACTGGCAAAGCCGGGTTACAAGCCGCGTGTGATCGCCATCGGCACCAACACCGACCCCTACCAGCCGATCGAGCGCGAATGGCGCATCATGCGGCAGATACTGGAAGTGCTGGCAGAGGCCGATCACCCCGTCGCTATCGTCACAAAATCAGCGCTCATCAAACGGGATATCGATATTCTCGGGCCGATGGCCAAGAAGGGGCTCGCCAAGGTCGGCATGTCCGTGACGACGCTGGACCGCAAGTTGTCACGCAACATGGAGCCGCGCGCCGCGACACCTGAAAAGCGGCTGGAGGCCGTGAAGGCTCTGACAGAGGCCGGCATTCCCGTGGCCGTGATGATGGCGCCCGTCATTCCAGCCCTTAACGATCACGAAATCGAGCGCATTCTCGAGGCTGGCAAGGCCGCCGGCGCGACGGAGGCTTCCTACGTGCTGTTGCGCCTGCCGCTGGAAGTGAGCCCTCTGTTTCGCGACTGGCTGCTGCGCACCTATCCCGACCGGTACCGCCATGTCATGTCGCTGGTACGATCCATGCGGGACGGTAAGGATTACGACGCGGAGTTTGGCAAGCGCATGAAAGGCGAAGGCCCCTATGCCTGGCAGATCGGTCGTCGTTTCGAAATGGCGACGAAGCGGCTTGGACTTGTCCGACGGGCCATTCACCTGCGCGACGATCTCTTCGTGCCACCCGGTGGTTCGGGCGTGCAATTGTCGTTGCTTTGA
- a CDS encoding ribonuclease HII: MKRTATPDSPALFDIAETGPDFSFELEAKKKGLWPVAGTDEAGRGPLAGPVVAAAVILDPDNIPKGMDDSKKLTKQKRESLFVQIMESSIVSVASSGPGLIDTMNILRASLDAMRRAVLGLEIPPALVLADGRDRPPGITCESRAVIKGDSRSLSIAAASIVAKVTRDRMMERAGVVHTSYGFEGHAGYGTPAHLRAIESHGPCPLHRMSFRPLKREL; this comes from the coding sequence ATGAAACGCACGGCCACACCCGATTCTCCTGCCCTTTTCGATATCGCCGAAACCGGCCCGGATTTCTCGTTCGAACTGGAGGCAAAAAAGAAAGGTCTCTGGCCCGTCGCGGGTACGGACGAGGCCGGCCGGGGACCGCTTGCCGGCCCTGTGGTTGCGGCCGCCGTCATTCTCGATCCCGATAATATCCCCAAGGGTATGGACGATTCCAAAAAGCTGACAAAGCAGAAACGAGAGAGCCTGTTCGTCCAGATCATGGAAAGCTCGATTGTTTCCGTCGCCTCCTCCGGCCCAGGCCTGATCGACACGATGAATATCCTGCGCGCGAGCCTCGACGCCATGCGCCGCGCCGTGCTCGGCCTCGAAATCCCTCCCGCCCTCGTGCTGGCCGACGGCCGCGACCGGCCACCTGGCATCACCTGCGAATCCAGGGCCGTCATCAAGGGCGACTCCCGCTCCCTCTCCATCGCCGCCGCGTCAATCGTCGCCAAAGTGACCCGCGACCGGATGATGGAACGGGCCGGCGTGGTGCACACATCCTATGGCTTCGAAGGCCACGCCGGCTATGGCACGCCCGCCCATCTACGCGCCATCGAAAGCCACGGGCCTTGTCCGCTGCACCGCATGAGCTTTCGGCCGCTGAAGCGGGAATTATAG
- a CDS encoding peroxiredoxin, with amino-acid sequence MNVTENDSTELRPQDDGSADHLLGMEVPRIALQATDGTTVDLCSPGLSVVYAYPRTSPPGGTALDGWDAIPGARGCTPQSCAFRDHFVELKELGVSHLFGLSTQTTEYQREAAERLHLPFPLLSDHSLLLASALSLPRFHAGGLILLRRLTMIIQTGVIRHVFYPVHPPEKNADAVISWLKTNGVAETGP; translated from the coding sequence ATGAATGTGACGGAGAATGATAGTACCGAACTGAGGCCCCAAGACGATGGAAGCGCGGATCACCTGCTTGGAATGGAAGTGCCACGCATCGCTTTGCAGGCGACAGATGGAACTACCGTGGATCTTTGCAGTCCGGGGCTTTCTGTGGTCTATGCCTATCCTCGGACGAGTCCTCCGGGAGGGACCGCACTTGACGGGTGGGACGCGATCCCCGGCGCGAGAGGTTGCACACCGCAGTCCTGCGCGTTCCGAGACCATTTCGTTGAATTAAAAGAATTAGGTGTCAGTCATCTATTCGGCCTGTCGACCCAAACCACGGAGTATCAACGCGAAGCCGCGGAACGGCTCCACCTTCCGTTCCCACTTCTTTCCGATCATTCGCTTCTCCTTGCATCGGCCCTTAGCTTACCAAGGTTCCACGCCGGTGGCCTGATCCTGTTACGAAGGCTAACGATGATCATCCAGACCGGTGTTATCAGGCATGTCTTTTATCCCGTGCACCCGCCGGAAAAGAATGCAGACGCGGTGATCAGTTGGTTGAAAACCAATGGTGTTGCCGAGACGGGTCCATGA
- a CDS encoding pyridoxamine 5'-phosphate oxidase family protein, producing the protein MKINDAIKVDLQNSVLCWLATIDDNGTPSVTPKEIFTSYGDDHIVIADIASSHSVHNALARPKVCVSFIDVFRQKGFKLTGHATILPPSDTDFDAFSVDLRRMAGDDFPIRNVIAVKIDRVSRIWAPSYKLFPERSESERMQSAYETYGVRPIQALPYQES; encoded by the coding sequence ATGAAAATCAACGATGCGATCAAAGTTGACCTGCAGAACTCAGTGCTCTGCTGGCTGGCAACCATCGACGACAATGGTACGCCCAGTGTAACGCCAAAGGAGATATTCACCAGCTACGGTGACGACCACATCGTCATCGCCGATATCGCGTCGTCGCATAGCGTTCACAACGCTCTAGCCCGACCAAAAGTGTGCGTTAGCTTCATTGACGTGTTTCGTCAGAAAGGCTTCAAACTCACCGGCCATGCCACGATCCTGCCTCCCAGTGACACCGATTTTGACGCCTTTAGTGTCGATCTGCGCCGTATGGCAGGCGATGATTTTCCGATCCGGAATGTCATCGCGGTCAAAATCGACCGCGTTTCCCGAATTTGGGCGCCAAGCTACAAGCTCTTTCCCGAACGCAGCGAGAGTGAAAGAATGCAAAGCGCTTATGAGACCTACGGCGTGCGGCCTATACAGGCGCTGCCATATCAAGAATCTTGA
- a CDS encoding permease, with the protein MKVLKSLEDLLYELVSWLVFYPMTMWRSVVSPLSMMRYADTELDDRLEDQYDDTLSPPLFLLITLLLSQALTASLPSIFDANLAARQLGSGSNLLIARGVIFSVYPLCMAVAALRLRKMRLTRNSLRPPFFSQCYVTAPFTLILVLGLDVVTMPGGQGMTFGLMTVALAALWYAQAEIRWLRGELRIGLIKSGLIFAAAFVVASFVALALALLISIEASTIFSTISGQAG; encoded by the coding sequence ATGAAGGTACTGAAATCCCTCGAAGATCTGCTTTATGAGCTGGTTTCGTGGCTTGTGTTTTATCCGATGACCATGTGGCGATCCGTCGTCAGTCCACTCAGTATGATGCGTTATGCCGATACGGAACTCGATGACCGGCTTGAAGATCAATATGACGATACGCTCAGCCCGCCGCTCTTTCTGCTGATAACATTGCTTCTGTCCCAAGCGCTCACCGCATCGCTCCCCTCGATATTCGATGCCAACCTCGCGGCCAGGCAACTGGGCTCCGGGTCGAACCTGCTTATTGCGCGAGGGGTCATATTCAGCGTCTATCCTCTGTGCATGGCGGTCGCTGCGCTGCGTTTGAGAAAGATGCGCTTGACTCGCAACTCGTTGCGACCTCCATTCTTCAGTCAATGCTACGTAACAGCACCCTTTACGCTGATCCTGGTCCTCGGGTTGGATGTGGTCACCATGCCGGGTGGACAGGGAATGACCTTCGGTCTCATGACCGTTGCACTTGCCGCCCTCTGGTACGCCCAGGCGGAAATTCGCTGGCTGCGCGGCGAACTCCGCATTGGCCTCATCAAATCGGGCCTGATTTTCGCCGCCGCCTTTGTTGTGGCGAGTTTCGTGGCGCTCGCGCTTGCGCTGCTCATATCGATTGAAGCGAGCACCATCTTCTCGACCATAAGCGGGCAGGCCGGATGA
- a CDS encoding F0F1 ATP synthase subunit B gives MAFDASFFALVGLVLFFVLIAYLKVPGMLSKSLDERAQNIQDELAEAKRLREEAQHLLAEYQRKRKEAEAEAAGIVAAAEREAAALTEEAKQKTEEFVARRTALSEQKIKQAEEDAIGAVRAAAVDIAIAASEKLLAEKTTAAAKAKLFTATIGEVKSKLN, from the coding sequence ATGGCATTTGATGCATCATTTTTCGCTCTCGTCGGTCTCGTTCTCTTCTTCGTCCTGATCGCTTACCTCAAGGTTCCGGGCATGCTCTCCAAGTCTCTGGACGAGCGCGCGCAGAACATTCAGGACGAGCTGGCTGAAGCGAAGCGCCTGCGTGAAGAGGCCCAGCACCTGCTGGCCGAATATCAGCGCAAGCGCAAGGAAGCCGAAGCCGAAGCCGCCGGCATCGTCGCCGCCGCTGAACGCGAAGCCGCAGCGCTGACCGAAGAAGCCAAGCAGAAGACGGAAGAATTCGTCGCCCGCCGCACGGCTCTTTCGGAACAGAAGATCAAGCAGGCCGAAGAAGACGCCATCGGCGCCGTCCGCGCTGCCGCCGTCGACATCGCCATCGCCGCTTCCGAGAAGCTGCTGGCCGAAAAGACGACGGCCGCCGCAAAGGCCAAGCTTTTCACCGCCACGATCGGCGAAGTGAAGTCGAAGCTGAACTAA
- a CDS encoding F0F1 ATP synthase subunit B: MFVTEAYAQSAPTVGETHTETPAVGQPQPEATHTETGVAHGAEHGSSGVFPPFDQSTYASQVLWLAITFGLFYLLMQKVIVPRVGGILENRHGRIAQDLDEAARLKAEADAAVETYEKELAAARAKASSIGAAARDAAKAKADADRAAIEAGLAEKLAAAEKRIAGIKEQAFTDVGAIAEETATAIVNQLVGAKVKDTDVKAAIAAASNVKGA, encoded by the coding sequence ATGTTCGTGACCGAGGCTTATGCCCAGTCAGCACCGACCGTAGGTGAAACGCATACGGAAACTCCGGCCGTTGGCCAGCCGCAACCGGAAGCCACGCACACGGAAACCGGTGTAGCGCATGGCGCCGAGCACGGTTCTTCCGGCGTTTTCCCGCCGTTCGACCAGTCTACTTATGCATCGCAGGTCCTTTGGCTGGCGATTACGTTTGGCCTTTTCTACCTGCTCATGCAGAAGGTCATCGTTCCGCGCGTTGGCGGCATTCTCGAAAACCGTCACGGACGCATTGCACAGGATCTCGACGAAGCGGCACGGCTGAAAGCCGAAGCCGACGCAGCCGTCGAAACCTATGAAAAAGAACTCGCGGCAGCCCGCGCCAAGGCAAGCTCGATCGGCGCCGCGGCCCGTGACGCCGCTAAAGCCAAGGCCGATGCCGACCGCGCCGCAATCGAAGCCGGTCTGGCGGAAAAGTTGGCCGCCGCTGAAAAGCGCATTGCAGGCATCAAGGAACAGGCATTCACCGATGTCGGCGCAATTGCCGAGGAAACCGCGACCGCGATCGTCAACCAGCTGGTTGGCGCCAAGGTCAAGGACACGGACGTGAAGGCAGCGATTGCCGCCGCTTCGAACGTGAAGGGAGCCTGA
- a CDS encoding F0F1 ATP synthase subunit C, with product MEAEAAKYIGAGLACLGMAGTSLALGRIFGDYLSGALRNPSAADSQFGRLVFGFAVTEALGIFSLLVALLLLFAV from the coding sequence ATGGAAGCGGAAGCAGCAAAGTACATCGGCGCAGGTCTCGCATGCCTCGGCATGGCTGGTACGTCCCTCGCACTCGGCCGTATCTTCGGTGATTACCTGTCCGGCGCACTGCGCAACCCCTCTGCTGCCGACAGCCAGTTCGGCCGTCTGGTATTCGGCTTCGCCGTTACGGAAGCTCTGGGCATCTTCTCGCTGCTCGTTGCTCTCCTTCTCCTGTTCGCTGTCTGA
- a CDS encoding F0F1 ATP synthase subunit A, giving the protein MANDPTHQFLVQPIIPIEIGGVDFSFTNASLFMVATVAAASGFLYFATSNRGLIPTRMQSVAEMSYEFIASMLREGAGKKGMVFFPFVFSLFMFVLTANLLGMFPYFFTVTSQIIVTFALACLVIGTVVVYGFYKHGLHFFGIFAPSGVPKALLPLVASIEMISFLSRPISLSVRLFANMLAGHITLKVFAGFVASMSALGALGVGGAVLPLIMTVAMTALEFLVAFLQAYVFAVLTCMYLNDAVHGGH; this is encoded by the coding sequence GTGGCAAACGATCCGACCCATCAGTTCTTGGTGCAGCCGATCATTCCGATCGAAATTGGCGGCGTCGATTTTTCCTTCACCAATGCGTCGCTCTTCATGGTCGCGACCGTGGCTGCTGCTTCGGGTTTCCTTTATTTCGCAACGTCGAACCGCGGTCTTATCCCGACCCGCATGCAGTCCGTTGCCGAAATGTCCTATGAGTTCATCGCCTCCATGCTGCGTGAAGGCGCCGGCAAAAAGGGCATGGTGTTCTTCCCCTTCGTTTTCTCGCTGTTCATGTTCGTGCTGACGGCAAACCTGCTCGGCATGTTCCCGTATTTCTTCACGGTCACCAGCCAGATCATCGTTACCTTCGCGCTCGCCTGCCTCGTCATCGGTACGGTCGTCGTTTACGGTTTCTACAAGCACGGCCTGCATTTCTTCGGCATCTTTGCCCCCTCGGGCGTGCCCAAGGCGCTTCTGCCGCTTGTGGCGTCGATTGAAATGATCTCCTTCCTGTCGCGTCCGATCAGCCTTTCCGTCCGTCTTTTCGCGAACATGCTGGCCGGCCACATCACGCTTAAGGTTTTCGCAGGCTTCGTCGCCTCCATGAGCGCGCTCGGCGCGCTCGGCGTCGGCGGCGCAGTCCTGCCTCTCATCATGACGGTCGCCATGACCGCTCTCGAATTTCTCGTTGCCTTCCTGCAGGCTTATGTCTTCGCGGTACTGACTTGCATGTACCTGAACGACGCCGTGCATGGTGGTCACTGA
- a CDS encoding AtpZ/AtpI family protein, with protein sequence MTGNRDDSLDERRKRLADELAKVKADDEAEVRAETNAAESRKGFAMAVKLSSEFISAIVVGAMLGYLLDYFAGTSPWGMIVLLLLGFCAGVLNVLRSTGAVAKPPLLEKADRQDEGGKRGL encoded by the coding sequence ATGACTGGCAACCGTGACGATAGTCTGGACGAGCGCCGCAAGCGCCTAGCCGACGAGTTGGCAAAGGTGAAGGCGGATGATGAGGCGGAAGTGAGGGCGGAGACAAATGCTGCGGAAAGCCGGAAAGGCTTTGCGATGGCGGTAAAGCTCTCATCGGAGTTCATTTCGGCCATCGTGGTCGGCGCTATGCTGGGTTATCTTCTGGACTATTTTGCCGGCACGTCGCCGTGGGGGATGATCGTTCTTCTTCTTCTCGGTTTCTGCGCAGGCGTATTGAATGTGTTGCGCTCGACCGGCGCGGTGGCCAAGCCGCCGCTGCTGGAGAAGGCGGACAGACAGGACGAGGGTGGAAAACGCGGCCTTTAA
- a CDS encoding cell wall hydrolase, producing MRRRSPASFPGWASSWTSPVVFGLAAWLVFPSLAARADLASLLAGLDKGGEQWRMVLTASPAGSTHNASLTFNDAQGDEALHGGGMTLPDGSKVAFVTNKKGETTTPDSERVNRAAKKGRIVATEIMQPPKAFTAGSVLQRTSMLDIEPLKRKDRTAFVKPKRGKDIELASFYFRRDEKKADKSVSPMLAELITNRTPDILATAYAPAEPDFARESPFDAILKKPETGRFVPQINPDDHAWAATPLPAAVFSPAEQQCLASGIYFEARGESVKGQAAVAQVILNRVRNPAYPKTICGVVYQNKDWRNRCQFSFACDNIKDRVNSERHWKMAREVAMATTAGKIWLKEVGSATHYHAVYVRPAWGKTMKKVGRIGLHVFYRTYGGGWS from the coding sequence ATGCGTCGTCGGTCCCCCGCGTCCTTTCCGGGATGGGCGTCCAGCTGGACGTCACCCGTCGTCTTCGGCCTTGCTGCCTGGCTTGTCTTTCCTTCGCTTGCCGCGCGGGCGGATCTTGCCTCGCTACTGGCAGGCCTGGATAAAGGCGGCGAACAATGGCGCATGGTGCTGACCGCCTCTCCGGCCGGCTCCACGCACAATGCCTCCCTCACATTCAACGATGCGCAGGGGGACGAGGCGCTGCATGGTGGTGGCATGACCCTGCCGGATGGCAGCAAGGTTGCTTTCGTCACCAACAAGAAGGGAGAGACGACAACGCCTGACAGCGAACGCGTCAACCGTGCCGCCAAGAAGGGCCGCATCGTCGCCACCGAAATCATGCAGCCGCCGAAGGCCTTCACCGCGGGTTCGGTGCTGCAGCGCACCTCGATGCTGGATATAGAGCCGCTGAAGCGCAAGGATCGCACCGCCTTCGTCAAACCGAAGCGCGGCAAGGATATCGAACTCGCCTCCTTCTATTTCCGCCGCGACGAGAAGAAGGCGGATAAGAGCGTCTCGCCGATGCTGGCCGAACTCATTACCAACCGCACACCGGACATTCTCGCCACCGCCTATGCGCCGGCCGAACCGGACTTCGCCCGCGAATCCCCATTCGACGCCATTCTTAAAAAGCCGGAGACCGGCCGCTTCGTGCCGCAGATCAACCCTGATGACCACGCCTGGGCCGCAACGCCGTTGCCGGCAGCCGTGTTCTCTCCGGCCGAACAACAATGCCTCGCGTCGGGCATCTATTTCGAGGCGCGCGGTGAGTCCGTTAAAGGTCAGGCGGCGGTGGCCCAGGTCATCCTCAACCGCGTGCGCAATCCCGCTTATCCAAAAACCATCTGCGGCGTGGTTTACCAGAACAAGGACTGGCGCAACCGCTGCCAGTTCTCCTTCGCCTGCGATAACATCAAGGACCGCGTGAATTCCGAGCGCCATTGGAAGATGGCGCGCGAAGTGGCGATGGCGACCACGGCTGGCAAGATCTGGCTGAAGGAAGTTGGCTCCGCCACCCATTATCACGCCGTCTATGTGCGTCCGGCCTGGGGCAAGACCATGAAGAAGGTCGGCAGAATCGGCCTGCATGTCTTTTACCGTACCTATGGTGGCGGCTGGAGCTGA